A stretch of the Aegilops tauschii subsp. strangulata cultivar AL8/78 chromosome 4, Aet v6.0, whole genome shotgun sequence genome encodes the following:
- the LOC109735829 gene encoding uncharacterized protein, translating into MTRYCNVVRKLEKKFEGLELHHIPRLKNQAADDLAKIGSTWKPIPSNVFLEHLQTPSVQEDPFTEEPPQPISSTNPTEVEVPAVVDLIMEVFVIIPDWTVPYIAYLLRQELPEDEDEAHQILYSELRHKYNVRSHSELHHKYNIWVHSEMRHKYDVYSE; encoded by the exons ATGACTAGATACTGCAATGTAGTGAGAAAAttagagaagaagtttgaggggttggAACTCCACCACATACCTCGACTCAagaatcaagcagctgatgatcTGGCGAAAATAGGTTCCACTTGGAAGCCTATTCCCagtaatgtgttcttggagcatctccAGACCCcgtcagttcaagaagatccttttaCAGAGGAGCCCCCGCAACCGATAAGTTCAACCAATCCGACTGAAGTTGAAGTGCCAGCGGttgtcgacctgatcatggaagTTTTTGTGATCATCCCCGACTGGACTGTGCCATACATTGCATACCTGCTCAGGCAGGAGCTTCCGGAGGATGAGGATGAGGCTCATCAGATT TTGTACtctgagctgcgccacaagtacaacgtgcggtCGCACTCTGAGCTGCACCACAAGTACAACATCTGGGTGCACTCTGAGATGCGCCACAAGTACGACGTCTATTCCGAGTGA